From the genome of Geminocystis herdmanii PCC 6308, one region includes:
- the psaB gene encoding photosystem I core protein PsaB, which yields MATKFPKFSQDLAQDPTTRRIWYGIATAHDFETHDGMTEENLYQKIFASHFGHLAIIFLWTSGTVFHVAWQGNFEQWIKDPLNVRPIAHAIWDPHFGQGAIDAFTQAGASSPVNVAYSGVYHWFYTIGMTNNQDLYTGAVFLLILSALFLFAGWLHLQPKFRPSLSWFKNAESRLNHHLGGLFGVSSLAWAGHLVHVAIPESRGVHVGWDNFLSVKPHPAGLAPFFTGNWGVYAENPDTASQVFGTSDGAGTAILTFLGGFHPQTESLWLTDIAHHHLAIAVIFIIAGHMYRTNWGIGHSMKDILNAHKPPSGKLGAGHKGLYDTVNNSLHFQLGLALASLGVITSLVAQHMYSLPSYVFIAKDYTTQAALYTHHQYIAGFLMVGAFAHGAIFFVRDYDPEANKDNVLARMLEHKEAIISHLSWVSLFLGFHTLGLYVHNDVVVAFGTPEKQILIEPVFAQFVQAASGKALYGFDTLLSNPDSIAYTAYPNYGNVWLPGWLEAINSGTNSLFLNIGPGDFLVHHAIALGLHTTTLILVKGALDARGSKLMPDKKDFGFSFPCDGPGRGGTCDISAWDSFYLAMFWMLNTLGWLTFYWHWKHLGIWTGNVAQFNENSTYLMGWFRDYLWANSAQLINGYNPYGVNNLSVWAWMFLFGHLVWATGFMFLISWRGYWQELIETIVWAHERTPLANLVRWKDKPVALSIVQARLVGLAHFTVGYILTYAAFLIASTAGKFG from the coding sequence ATGGCAACTAAATTTCCTAAATTTAGCCAAGATTTAGCCCAAGATCCAACTACACGCCGGATATGGTACGGAATTGCTACCGCTCATGACTTTGAAACTCATGATGGTATGACCGAGGAGAATCTCTACCAAAAGATTTTTGCTTCTCACTTTGGTCATTTAGCAATCATCTTCTTATGGACTTCCGGAACCGTATTCCATGTAGCTTGGCAAGGCAATTTTGAGCAGTGGATCAAAGATCCTTTAAACGTCCGTCCCATCGCCCATGCAATTTGGGATCCTCATTTCGGTCAAGGTGCGATCGATGCTTTCACTCAAGCTGGAGCATCTAGTCCCGTAAACGTGGCATATTCTGGTGTTTACCACTGGTTCTATACCATCGGGATGACCAACAATCAAGACTTATACACTGGCGCAGTTTTCCTTTTAATTCTGTCTGCTTTATTCTTGTTTGCTGGTTGGTTACACTTACAACCTAAGTTTCGTCCTAGCCTTTCTTGGTTCAAAAATGCTGAATCTCGTTTAAATCACCATTTAGGCGGTTTATTCGGTGTTAGTTCTTTAGCATGGGCTGGTCACTTAGTACACGTTGCTATTCCTGAATCTCGTGGTGTTCACGTTGGTTGGGATAACTTCTTAAGTGTTAAACCTCACCCCGCTGGACTCGCTCCTTTCTTTACTGGTAACTGGGGAGTTTATGCTGAAAACCCTGATACAGCTAGTCAAGTATTCGGAACTTCCGATGGTGCAGGAACTGCGATCTTAACCTTCTTAGGTGGTTTCCATCCTCAAACCGAATCCTTATGGTTGACTGACATTGCTCATCACCACTTGGCGATCGCTGTTATCTTCATTATTGCAGGTCATATGTACCGCACTAACTGGGGAATCGGTCACAGTATGAAGGACATCTTAAATGCTCACAAGCCTCCTTCTGGAAAATTGGGTGCAGGACACAAAGGACTTTATGACACTGTTAATAACTCTCTACACTTCCAGTTAGGTTTAGCCCTAGCTTCTTTAGGAGTTATTACTTCCTTAGTTGCCCAACATATGTACTCGTTACCTTCCTATGTGTTCATTGCTAAAGACTACACCACCCAAGCGGCTCTTTACACTCATCACCAGTACATTGCTGGTTTCTTGATGGTAGGTGCTTTCGCCCACGGTGCGATCTTCTTTGTCCGTGATTACGATCCTGAAGCTAACAAAGATAACGTTTTAGCTCGTATGTTAGAGCATAAGGAAGCGATTATTTCTCACTTGAGCTGGGTATCTTTATTCTTAGGTTTCCACACTTTAGGACTTTATGTTCACAATGACGTTGTGGTTGCTTTTGGTACTCCTGAGAAACAAATCTTAATCGAACCTGTATTTGCTCAGTTTGTCCAAGCGGCTTCTGGTAAAGCTCTCTACGGTTTTGATACTTTGTTATCTAATCCTGATAGTATTGCCTATACTGCTTATCCTAACTACGGTAATGTTTGGTTACCCGGTTGGTTAGAAGCTATTAATAGTGGTACTAATTCTTTATTCCTCAACATCGGACCTGGTGATTTCTTAGTTCACCATGCCATCGCATTAGGATTACACACCACCACCTTAATTCTTGTTAAAGGTGCTTTAGATGCTCGTGGTTCTAAATTAATGCCCGATAAAAAAGATTTCGGTTTCTCCTTCCCTTGTGATGGACCCGGTCGTGGCGGTACTTGTGACATCTCTGCATGGGATTCCTTCTACCTCGCTATGTTCTGGATGCTCAACACTTTAGGTTGGTTAACCTTCTACTGGCATTGGAAACACCTCGGTATCTGGACTGGTAACGTTGCTCAGTTCAACGAAAACTCTACCTATTTAATGGGTTGGTTCAGAGATTATTTATGGGCAAACTCTGCTCAGTTAATCAACGGTTATAATCCTTACGGTGTAAATAACCTCTCCGTCTGGGCTTGGATGTTCTTATTCGGACACCTTGTTTGGGCAACCGGTTTCATGTTCTTAATTTCTTGGCGTGGATACTGGCAAGAGTTAATCGAAACCATCGTTTGGGCTCACGAGCGCACTCCTTTAGCGAACTTAGTTCGTTGGAAAGACAAGCCCGTTGCTCTTTCGATCGTTCAAGCTCGTTTGGTTGGTTTAGCTCACTTCACTGTTGGCTATATCCTCACCTACGCAGCCTTCTTAATTGCTTCTACTGCTGGTAAGTTCGGTTAA
- the psaA gene encoding photosystem I core protein PsaA gives MTVSPQKEAKAKVIVDKNPVPTSFEKWGKPGHFDRTLARGPKTTTWIWNLHADAHDFDSQTSDLEDISRKIFSAHFGHLAVVFVWLSGMYFHGAKFSNYSAWLADPLNIKPSAQVVWPIVGQDILNADVGGGFHGIQITSGFFQLWRASGITNEYQLYCTAIGGLVMAGLMLFAGWFHYHKAAPKLEWFQNVESMMNHHLAGLLGLGSLGWAGHQIHVSLPINKLLDAGVAPADIPLPHEFILDPSKMAELYPSFAQGLTPFFTLNWGAYSDFLTFKGGLNPVTGGLWLSDTAHHHLAIAVLFIIAGHMYRTNWGIGHSMKEILEGHKGPFTGEGHKGLYEILTTSWHAQLSINLALLGSLTIIVAQHMYAMPPYPYLATDYGTQLSLFTHHMWIGAFFIVGAGAHASIFMVRDYDPAKNVNNLLDRVLRHRDAIISHLNWVCIWLGFHSFGLYIHNDTMRALGRPQDMFSDSAIQLQPVFAQWIQGLHTAAAGATAPFAGAGVSPVFGGDIVAVGGKVAMMPMTLGTADFMVHHIHAFTIHVTVLILLKGVLYARSSRLVPDKAELGFRFPCDGPGRGGTCQVSGWDHVFLGLFWMYNSISVVIFHFSWKMQSDIWGTVLPDGSVSHITGGNFAQSAITINGWLRDFLWAQAANVINSYGSALSAYGIMFLAGHFIFAFSLMFLFSGRGYWQELIESIVWAHNKLKLAPAIQPRALSIVQGRAVGVAHYLLGGIVTTWAFFLCRMLSVG, from the coding sequence ATGACAGTAAGCCCTCAGAAAGAGGCGAAAGCTAAAGTTATTGTAGATAAGAATCCAGTTCCTACCTCTTTTGAAAAATGGGGTAAGCCCGGACACTTCGATCGAACTTTAGCTAGAGGACCCAAAACCACCACTTGGATTTGGAATCTTCACGCCGATGCCCACGATTTCGATAGTCAAACCAGTGATTTAGAAGATATTTCTCGTAAAATCTTCAGCGCTCACTTCGGTCATTTAGCAGTAGTATTTGTTTGGTTGAGTGGAATGTATTTCCACGGAGCTAAGTTTTCCAACTACTCCGCATGGTTAGCAGACCCCTTAAACATTAAACCAAGCGCCCAAGTTGTTTGGCCCATCGTTGGTCAAGACATCCTTAACGCCGACGTAGGCGGTGGTTTCCACGGTATTCAAATCACATCCGGTTTCTTCCAATTATGGAGAGCCTCTGGAATCACCAACGAGTATCAACTTTACTGTACTGCCATCGGTGGTTTAGTAATGGCTGGATTAATGCTCTTTGCTGGTTGGTTTCACTATCATAAAGCCGCTCCCAAATTGGAATGGTTCCAAAATGTGGAATCCATGATGAACCACCATTTAGCAGGTTTACTCGGTTTAGGCTCTTTAGGATGGGCAGGACACCAAATCCATGTATCTTTACCTATTAATAAGTTATTAGATGCTGGTGTCGCTCCTGCGGATATTCCTTTACCCCATGAGTTTATTCTCGATCCTAGCAAAATGGCTGAGTTATATCCCAGCTTTGCTCAAGGTTTAACACCATTCTTTACCTTAAATTGGGGTGCATACTCTGATTTCTTAACCTTCAAAGGTGGTTTAAATCCCGTTACTGGTGGATTATGGTTGTCTGATACCGCTCACCATCACTTGGCGATCGCCGTATTATTCATCATCGCTGGTCATATGTACCGCACCAACTGGGGAATCGGTCACAGCATGAAAGAAATCTTAGAAGGTCACAAAGGCCCCTTCACTGGAGAAGGTCATAAAGGACTCTATGAAATCTTAACCACATCATGGCACGCACAATTATCAATCAACCTTGCTTTATTAGGTTCTTTGACCATCATTGTTGCTCAACATATGTACGCAATGCCTCCTTATCCCTACTTGGCAACCGACTATGGTACTCAGTTATCATTGTTCACTCACCATATGTGGATCGGTGCATTCTTTATCGTAGGTGCTGGCGCTCACGCTTCTATCTTCATGGTTCGTGACTATGATCCTGCTAAGAACGTTAATAACCTCTTAGACAGAGTACTCCGTCACCGTGACGCAATTATTTCTCACCTCAACTGGGTATGTATCTGGTTAGGCTTCCACAGCTTCGGGTTGTACATTCATAATGACACCATGAGAGCTTTAGGTCGTCCTCAAGATATGTTCTCTGACTCTGCAATCCAATTACAGCCTGTGTTCGCTCAATGGATTCAAGGTCTTCACACAGCAGCTGCAGGTGCTACCGCTCCTTTTGCTGGTGCTGGTGTTAGCCCTGTATTCGGCGGAGACATTGTTGCTGTAGGTGGCAAAGTAGCGATGATGCCTATGACTTTAGGTACTGCCGATTTCATGGTTCACCATATCCATGCTTTCACCATTCACGTTACCGTTTTAATTCTTCTTAAAGGTGTGCTTTATGCCCGTAGCTCCAGACTTGTCCCCGACAAAGCTGAGTTAGGCTTCCGCTTCCCTTGTGATGGACCCGGTCGTGGTGGTACTTGTCAAGTATCTGGTTGGGATCATGTCTTCTTAGGCTTATTCTGGATGTATAACTCCATCTCTGTGGTAATCTTCCACTTCAGTTGGAAAATGCAATCCGATATTTGGGGAACTGTATTACCTGATGGTAGTGTTTCTCACATCACCGGTGGTAATTTCGCCCAAAGCGCCATTACTATCAACGGCTGGTTAAGAGACTTCTTATGGGCGCAAGCCGCTAACGTAATTAACTCTTACGGTTCAGCTTTATCTGCCTATGGCATCATGTTCTTAGCAGGTCACTTTATCTTCGCTTTTAGCTTAATGTTCCTTTTCAGTGGACGTGGTTACTGGCAAGAGTTAATTGAGTCCATTGTTTGGGCACATAATAAACTCAAATTAGCCCCCGCTATCCAACCTCGCGCTTTGAGCATCGTTCAAGGTCGTGCAGTGGGTGTAGCTCACTATCTCTTAGGCGGTATCGTGACTACATGGGCATTCTTCCTCTGTCGAATGTTGTCGGTAGGCTAG